In Planctomycetota bacterium, the following are encoded in one genomic region:
- a CDS encoding response regulator transcription factor: MRLLVVEDEAKVASFVKKGLEAESYAVDVAHDGEEGLHLARTEDYDLILLDILLPKLNGYEVLRGLRDAGIRTPVIMLTARGGLDDRVKGLDLGADDYLVKPFAFEELLARVRALLRRRTGGGDPTLRVGPLALDPVAHKVSAHGEPVDLTAKEYALLEYLMRNEGVVCTRAMIAQHVWDINFDTYTNLIDVFINHLRKKLQAHGCDTMVQTVRGVGYVLTAS, encoded by the coding sequence ATGCGGCTCCTCGTCGTCGAAGATGAAGCCAAGGTGGCCAGCTTCGTCAAGAAGGGCCTGGAGGCCGAGAGCTATGCCGTGGACGTGGCCCACGACGGCGAGGAGGGCCTCCATCTGGCGCGGACTGAAGACTACGATCTCATCCTGCTCGACATCCTGCTGCCGAAACTGAACGGCTACGAGGTGCTGCGCGGGCTGCGCGACGCCGGCATCCGCACGCCCGTGATCATGCTCACGGCCCGGGGCGGCCTCGACGATCGCGTGAAGGGGCTGGACCTGGGCGCTGACGACTACCTGGTGAAGCCTTTTGCCTTCGAGGAACTGCTGGCGCGGGTGCGCGCCCTGCTGCGCCGCCGCACGGGCGGCGGCGACCCGACGCTGCGTGTGGGGCCGCTCGCCCTCGACCCTGTCGCCCACAAGGTCTCCGCCCACGGCGAGCCCGTGGACCTCACGGCCAAGGAGTACGCCCTCCTCGAATACCTGATGCGGAACGAGGGAGTGGTCTGCACCCGAGCCATGATCGCGCAGCACGTGTGGGACATCAACTTCGACACCTACACCAACCTGATCGACGTCTTCATCAACCACCTGCGCAAGAAGCTCCAGGCGCACGGCTGCGACACGATGGTCCAGACGGTGCGGGGGGTCGGGTATGTCCTCACCGCGTCCTAA
- a CDS encoding CPBP family intramembrane metalloprotease — translation MSVQRLTDGPALAPGAAAPGSKKGMPFFQRPILYLILLALYMALFWDGLLPPSAREGEVYEAPAPRVGRTLEDVLRHPREVPFGTAAAVMVPLIVGSGLMVGYVILRAHNIVVFPAREFPVVPWTGWHLLRVIIALFVILRAVGVGMAWLLDAQETSAFWCRIPDGMLLIMASNISMLALCGFILCLVGWRDGNPLRLLGLGETRLWRRVGMGAVCYLMTFPVLFIAGVLMFILGPKMGIPARPQEVLAQVALLSPAAFGFVLFSAVVVTPMTEEIVFRGFVYATLRRSLGPLAAIALSAAAFAAMHAYAFGLLPLFVIGFLLAYLYERTGSLWASVTAHAANNLYALLITYFVLHQGAP, via the coding sequence ATGAGCGTCCAGCGCCTCACGGACGGGCCTGCCCTGGCCCCTGGCGCGGCGGCGCCAGGTTCGAAGAAGGGCATGCCCTTCTTCCAGCGGCCGATCTTATATCTCATCCTTCTGGCGTTGTACATGGCCCTCTTCTGGGATGGCCTGCTCCCGCCCTCGGCGAGGGAGGGCGAGGTCTATGAGGCTCCCGCCCCGCGGGTCGGGCGCACGCTGGAGGACGTTCTGCGCCACCCGCGCGAGGTGCCGTTCGGCACGGCGGCCGCGGTGATGGTGCCGCTGATCGTCGGGTCGGGCTTGATGGTGGGCTACGTGATCCTGCGCGCACACAACATCGTCGTCTTTCCCGCGCGCGAGTTCCCCGTGGTGCCCTGGACGGGTTGGCACCTGTTGCGGGTCATCATCGCCCTCTTCGTCATTCTGCGGGCCGTCGGCGTGGGCATGGCGTGGCTCCTGGACGCCCAGGAGACCAGTGCCTTCTGGTGCAGGATTCCGGATGGCATGTTGCTCATCATGGCGTCGAACATCAGCATGCTGGCCCTCTGCGGTTTCATCCTCTGCCTGGTCGGGTGGCGCGACGGCAACCCCCTCAGGCTCCTGGGGCTGGGGGAGACCCGTCTCTGGCGTCGCGTCGGCATGGGGGCGGTGTGCTACCTGATGACGTTCCCCGTGCTGTTCATCGCGGGCGTGCTGATGTTCATTCTTGGCCCGAAGATGGGGATCCCCGCGCGGCCTCAGGAGGTTCTCGCACAGGTCGCCCTTCTGTCGCCCGCGGCATTTGGGTTTGTGCTCTTCAGCGCCGTTGTCGTGACGCCGATGACGGAGGAGATCGTGTTCCGCGGATTCGTGTACGCCACGCTGCGGCGTTCCCTGGGGCCATTGGCGGCGATCGCACTCAGTGCGGCGGCCTTCGCGGCCATGCATGCGTACGCGTTCGGGCTGCTGCCGTTGTTTGTGATAGGCTTCCTGCTGGCCTACCTGTATGAGCGTACGGGGTCGCTATGGGCGTCGGTGACGGCCCACGCGGCCAATAACCTCTACGCCTTGCTGATCACCTACTTCGTGCTGCACCAGGGGGCACCCTGA
- the purN gene encoding phosphoribosylglycinamide formyltransferase, whose product MRHLRLAVLLSGSGRTLANFFEQIDAGRLDAEVVVVGASRGDAYGLERARQRGVPTFVVESRAHRGTASFSSAIFAELGRAEYDLLLLAGFMCLITMPPKLEGRAMNIHPALIPAFCGKGYYGHYVHEAVLRYGAKISGCTVHFVDNVYDHGPIILQKAVPVLEDDTADTLADRVFAKECEAYPEAVKLFGEGRLRLEGRRVRVLAAPPA is encoded by the coding sequence ATGAGACACCTGAGATTGGCCGTGCTCCTGTCGGGCAGCGGCCGCACACTGGCCAACTTCTTCGAGCAGATTGACGCGGGGCGCCTCGACGCCGAGGTGGTCGTGGTGGGCGCCAGCCGGGGCGACGCGTACGGCCTCGAGCGCGCCCGCCAGCGCGGCGTGCCCACGTTCGTCGTCGAGTCCCGCGCCCACAGGGGGACGGCCAGCTTCAGCTCGGCCATCTTTGCCGAGCTGGGCCGCGCCGAGTACGATCTCCTGCTGCTGGCGGGCTTCATGTGCCTGATCACGATGCCGCCGAAGCTCGAGGGGCGCGCCATGAACATCCACCCCGCCCTCATCCCGGCCTTCTGCGGCAAGGGCTACTACGGCCACTACGTGCACGAGGCCGTGCTGCGCTATGGCGCCAAGATCAGCGGATGCACCGTCCACTTCGTAGACAACGTCTACGACCACGGCCCGATCATCCTGCAGAAGGCGGTGCCGGTGCTGGAAGACGACACCGCCGACACCCTGGCCGACCGTGTGTTCGCCAAGGAATGCGAGGCGTATCCCGAGGCTGTCAAGCTCTTTGGCGAGGGCCGGCTGCGCCTCGAAGGCCGGCGGGTGCGCGTGCTCGCGGCCCCGCCCGCGTGA
- a CDS encoding heavy metal sensor histidine kinase — protein MSSPRPKMAFFRRARFRLTLYFTSIQLVVLVLFGTFLNYQNERSMMSELVKFVRDDTRDLMVAVHDQKDDWAGIQRRLDFESRGERAYELSFRLLDPAGKVLACSRTFREAGITPISEEELHDALEGESREEIVQLPGRPFPHLLVTRASPDPETSVIRYVVQTLAYLEPLDKLGRRFRRNVYSAIPIFVLITWFAGYALARKVLKPVNQIARTARQITSSSLHERLVRSHSGDEFDMLASTLNEMIRRLEESFALTRQFAADAAHELRTPLTIMRGEAEVALRSHSSDVRTYRAVLESTLREYDRMIGIITQLLLLSQADAGAVHVQREAVRLDRLLAEVGEVFHVLAEEAQLTLHVAPMPEITVQGDRVRLHELFANLLDNAVKYTAPGGRVSLECVAGTDEVRVAVSDTGIGIPAEQQDKIFQRFYRVESSRSRETGGAGLGLSIARWIARAHGGRIELQSTPGVGSTFTVVLPLPVAEESQAATEPAPPGAASPGQDAAADVAASDGQGSPT, from the coding sequence ATGTCCTCACCGCGTCCTAAGATGGCGTTCTTCCGCCGCGCGCGCTTCCGCCTGACCCTCTACTTCACCAGCATTCAACTGGTGGTGCTGGTTCTCTTCGGCACCTTCCTCAACTACCAGAACGAACGCAGCATGATGTCCGAGCTGGTCAAGTTCGTGCGCGACGACACGCGCGACCTGATGGTGGCCGTGCACGACCAGAAGGATGACTGGGCCGGCATCCAGCGGCGGCTGGACTTCGAGAGCCGCGGCGAGCGCGCCTACGAGCTGAGCTTCCGCCTGCTGGACCCTGCCGGCAAGGTGCTCGCCTGCTCGAGGACCTTCCGCGAGGCCGGGATCACCCCGATCAGCGAGGAGGAACTCCACGACGCCCTCGAGGGCGAGAGCCGCGAGGAGATCGTGCAGCTTCCCGGACGCCCGTTCCCGCATCTGCTCGTGACTCGGGCCTCTCCCGACCCGGAGACGTCGGTCATCCGCTACGTCGTGCAGACGCTGGCCTACCTGGAGCCGCTCGACAAGCTGGGCCGCCGGTTTCGCCGGAACGTGTACTCGGCCATCCCGATCTTCGTGCTCATCACCTGGTTCGCCGGCTACGCGCTGGCGCGCAAAGTGCTCAAGCCCGTGAACCAGATCGCCCGCACAGCGCGCCAGATCACCTCGAGCAGCCTGCACGAACGCCTGGTGCGGTCGCATTCCGGCGACGAGTTCGACATGCTCGCCTCCACGCTCAACGAGATGATCCGCCGCCTCGAGGAGTCGTTCGCCCTCACCCGCCAGTTCGCGGCCGACGCCGCCCACGAACTGCGCACGCCTCTCACGATCATGCGCGGGGAAGCCGAAGTGGCCCTCCGCAGCCATAGCAGCGATGTGCGCACGTACCGCGCGGTGCTTGAGAGCACCCTGCGCGAGTACGACCGCATGATCGGCATCATCACGCAACTCCTCCTGCTCTCCCAGGCCGACGCCGGGGCCGTGCACGTCCAGCGTGAGGCAGTGAGGCTCGACCGGCTGCTGGCCGAGGTCGGGGAGGTGTTCCACGTGCTGGCGGAGGAGGCCCAACTGACCCTCCACGTGGCGCCGATGCCCGAGATCACAGTCCAGGGAGACCGCGTCCGACTGCACGAGCTGTTTGCCAACCTCCTGGATAACGCCGTGAAGTACACGGCGCCGGGCGGCCGCGTGTCGCTCGAGTGTGTGGCGGGCACCGACGAGGTCCGCGTCGCCGTGTCCGACACGGGGATCGGGATTCCCGCGGAGCAGCAGGACAAGATTTTCCAGCGCTTCTACCGCGTCGAGAGTTCGCGCTCGCGCGAGACAGGCGGCGCCGGGCTGGGGCTGAGCATCGCTCGTTGGATCGCGCGAGCCCATGGAGGCCGCATCGAGCTCCAGAGCACCCCCGGCGTGGGCAGCACATTCACCGTTGTCCTGCCGCTGCCGGTGGCCGAGGAGAGCCAGGCTGCCACCGAGCCGGCGCCGCCCGGCGCCGCCTCGCCCGGGCAGGATGCGGCGGCCGATGTCGCCGCCTCCGACGGGCAAGGAAGCCCGACATGA